In Dama dama isolate Ldn47 chromosome 9, ASM3311817v1, whole genome shotgun sequence, the following proteins share a genomic window:
- the MZB1 gene encoding marginal zone B- and B1-cell-specific protein — translation MRLSLLLLLPLLGAWAIPGGLGDKASLTATAPELDDEEKFSTHMPTHLRCDACRAVAYQMWQHLTKAEAKLLPLDSGGRHELSESVYTDVLDQSCSQTWQGYGVGEVDQVKRLMGPGLSTGAQPSVMVVIMDGLWPTRLSKTCFHYLGEFGEDQIYEAHQQGRGTLEALLCGGPRGACSEKAPDARTEL, via the exons ATGAGGCTgtcactgctgctactgctgccgcTGCTTGGGGCCTGGGCCATCCCAGGGGGCCTTGGAGACAAGGCCTCACTCACTGCCACTGCCCCTGAGCTAGACGATGAAGAGAAGTTCTCAACTCACATGCCAACTCACCTGCGATGTGATGCCTGCAGGGCGGTGGCCTACCAG ATGTGGCAACATCTGACAAAAGCTGAGGCCAAGCTTCTCCCACTGGACTCTGGGGGCCGTCATGAGCTGAGCGAGTCAGTATACACAGACGTCCTGGACCAGAGCTGCTCGCAGACCTGGCAGGG cTATGGAGTTGGAGAAGTGGACCAGGTGAAACGTCTCATGGGCCCGGGACTTAGCACAGGGGCACAGCCGAGCGTCATGGTGGTGATCATggacggactgtggcccaccag GCTCTCCAAGACCTGCTTTCACTACCTGGGGGAGTTTGGAGAAGACCAGATCTATGAAGCCCACCAACAAGGTCGAGGGACCCTAGAGGCTCTGCTGTGTGGAGGCCCCCGGGGGGCCTGTTCGGAGAAGGCTCCAGACGCAAGAACAGAGCTCTAG